The genomic segment GCAGGGAGCGGATCTCCAGCAGGTCGGCCGCCTCCCGCTCCGTCGGCTCGGCCACACAGGCTCCCGCGTGCCGCCGCGTGGTGACGAACCCCTCGGACTCCAGGGCCCGCAGGGCCTCCCGCACCGGGACCCGCGAGACGCCGTAGCGGCGGGCGAGCAGCTCCTCGGTGAGGCGGCTGCCGAAGGGGTACGTCCCGGCGACGATGTCCTCGCGGATCGCATGGCGCACCGCGTGCGCCGGAATACGGCGGCCGGCGGGCGGCGAATCACCGTTCATCTCCGACTCCGCATTTCCGGACCTCCACTGGAATTCCCGTGGAACACAGGGCTCGACATTCCCGAACTGTATTGCAGGACGCGGAATATGGTGACGGGGATGCGCGCCGGTGCAGGCGATCCGGCCAGGAAACCGGCCACGGCGGGAGGCGGTCCGGACGGCCGCACGGCGCACGGCCGCACGCCCCGGGGCCGTCGGGAGCCGGATACGCGGAAGACCCCGGCCGGGAGGGCCGGGGTCTTCCGTCGCGCCGGGTGTCAGACCGAGACGCCGTGCGACCGCAGGTACGCGACGGGGTCGATGTCGGAGCCGTACTCGGCGGTGGTGCGGGCCTCGAAGTGGAGGTGCGCGCCGAAGGAGTTGCCGGTGTTCCCGGCGAGACCGATCTGCTGTCCGGGCGTGACCGCCTGGCCCGCGGTGACGTTGAGGGCGGACAGGTGCCCGTACTGGGTGTAGGTGCCGTCGTTCATCCTGATGACGACGCTGTTGCCGTAGGAGCCGTCCCAGCCGGCCTCGACGACGGTGCCCGAACCCACGGACTTGACCGGGGTGCCCTCGGCGGCCTTGAAGTCGATCCCGGTGTGCGTGCCGGAGGACCAGGCGGCCCCGGAGGCGTGGTACTGGGTGGAGACGAAGCTGCCGTCGACCGGCAGCACGAAGGTGTTGAGGCGCTTGCGTTCGGCCTCGCGGGCGGCCCGCTCCTTGGCGGCGCGCTCCTCCTTGGCCCGGGCGTCGGCGATCCGCTTGGCCTCGGCGGCCTCGCGCTTGGCCGCGGCCTCGGCCCGCTCCATGGCGGCGGCGACGTCGGCGGCGGACTGCTGGGCCTCGGCCTGGTCGCCGATCCGCTCGCCGAGGGTGTCGTCGAGGACGACCGCCTGGCGGAGCCCGGTGTCCGCGGCCCCGCGGGCGCTGTCATCGGCGGCGAACG from the Streptomyces xinghaiensis S187 genome contains:
- a CDS encoding M23 family metallopeptidase is translated as MPPTRTTGKHRRPSRRGIRPARVAGMATLATSGVAATLASPAFAADDSARGAADTGLRQAVVLDDTLGERIGDQAEAQQSAADVAAAMERAEAAAKREAAEAKRIADARAKEERAAKERAAREAERKRLNTFVLPVDGSFVSTQYHASGAAWSSGTHTGIDFKAAEGTPVKSVGSGTVVEAGWDGSYGNSVVIRMNDGTYTQYGHLSALNVTAGQAVTPGQQIGLAGNTGNSFGAHLHFEARTTAEYGSDIDPVAYLRSHGVSV